In Anaerolineales bacterium, a genomic segment contains:
- the infB gene encoding translation initiation factor IF-2 produces the protein MATEKQIIVVPNYLTVKDLAALIEAKPIDVMKQLISNGIMVTINQQIDYDTAEIVLAEMGFEAQPLVSEVASEGEEGALPQWRKLYADEEMKNLVRRPPVITILGHVDHGKTSLLDAIRKANVAEGEAGGITQHIGAYMVNHNGRKLTFLDTPGHAAFTAMRARGAQGADIAILVVAADDGVMPTTKEAIAHARAARVPIVVAMNKIDKRNANPDKVKQELSEYDLVADDWGGNTMVVPVSARDKIGIDDLLEAVLLTSDELNIVANPKGKAAGTVIESRTEKARGVLATLLVQNGTLRNGDIVVAGTALGRIRAMFDENGKPLKEAPPSTPVQVMGLSEIPPAGEFFTVVKTEKEARARAQQHTENHLKPAEERQAITLESFFSLVQDGKTKELLLILKVDVQGSLEPLVNSLKEIKVEPISLKILHAEAGAITENDVNLAVSTGAIILGFQVEADGAARKIADSNGVEIRTYSVIYNLLEDVEKALKGMLDPVYEDKVIGIAEVRKVFKIPKIGKIAGCFVREGELKRNAKVRVRRGRNILVQDLGVSSLKRETEDVREVRSGFECGVAVDGFEDFNPGDLIEFLVRERVS, from the coding sequence ATGGCTACAGAAAAACAAATCATTGTCGTCCCCAACTACCTCACCGTCAAAGATTTAGCCGCGCTCATCGAGGCGAAACCGATTGATGTGATGAAGCAACTGATCAGCAACGGGATCATGGTCACGATCAATCAGCAGATTGACTATGACACCGCTGAGATCGTCCTTGCTGAGATGGGCTTTGAAGCACAGCCCCTCGTCAGTGAGGTAGCAAGCGAAGGCGAAGAAGGGGCGCTCCCCCAATGGCGCAAACTCTACGCCGACGAAGAGATGAAAAACCTTGTCCGCCGCCCCCCAGTGATTACCATTTTGGGGCATGTCGATCACGGCAAAACCTCCCTTTTAGATGCAATCCGCAAGGCGAACGTTGCTGAGGGCGAGGCGGGGGGTATCACGCAGCACATCGGCGCCTATATGGTCAACCACAACGGACGGAAACTCACCTTCCTCGATACACCCGGTCACGCTGCGTTCACGGCGATGCGGGCGCGAGGAGCGCAAGGGGCGGATATTGCTATCCTCGTTGTCGCCGCAGATGATGGCGTCATGCCGACGACGAAAGAGGCTATCGCCCACGCCCGTGCCGCTCGCGTGCCGATTGTCGTGGCGATGAACAAGATCGATAAGCGCAACGCCAACCCCGATAAAGTGAAGCAAGAGCTTTCCGAATACGATTTAGTTGCCGATGATTGGGGTGGGAACACGATGGTTGTTCCCGTCTCCGCCCGCGACAAAATCGGCATTGACGATTTGCTGGAAGCCGTTTTGCTCACCTCTGATGAGCTGAACATCGTTGCCAACCCAAAGGGGAAAGCGGCGGGGACGGTTATTGAATCGCGCACCGAAAAGGCACGCGGTGTCTTGGCAACCCTTCTCGTCCAGAACGGCACCCTTCGCAATGGCGATATTGTCGTGGCGGGAACAGCCCTCGGACGCATCCGCGCCATGTTTGACGAGAACGGCAAACCCCTTAAAGAAGCACCGCCCTCCACACCTGTGCAGGTGATGGGCTTGTCTGAGATTCCGCCAGCAGGTGAGTTTTTCACCGTTGTCAAAACGGAAAAAGAGGCACGCGCACGCGCTCAGCAGCACACCGAAAACCACTTAAAACCCGCCGAAGAACGCCAGGCGATCACGCTGGAATCCTTCTTTTCGCTTGTCCAAGATGGCAAGACGAAAGAACTTCTGCTGATCTTGAAAGTGGACGTCCAAGGCTCGCTCGAACCGCTGGTGAACTCTCTCAAAGAGATTAAGGTAGAGCCAATCAGCCTGAAGATTCTCCATGCGGAGGCAGGGGCGATCACCGAAAACGATGTCAATCTTGCCGTTTCAACGGGGGCGATCATCCTCGGCTTTCAGGTGGAAGCGGATGGCGCTGCCCGCAAAATTGCCGACTCCAACGGGGTGGAAATCCGCACTTATAGCGTGATCTACAATCTTTTGGAAGATGTTGAAAAAGCCCTCAAAGGGATGCTCGATCCGGTTTACGAGGACAAAGTGATCGGCATTGCCGAGGTGCGTAAAGTCTTCAAAATCCCCAAGATTGGCAAGATCGCTGGCTGTTTCGTCCGCGAGGGTGAGTTGAAACGGAATGCGAAGGTGCGCGTTCGGCGCGGACGGAACATCCTTGTCCAAGATTTGGGCGTATCGTCCCTAAAGCGCGAGACGGAAGATGTCCGCGAAGTGCGTTCCGGCTTCGAGTGTGGGGTTGCTGTTGATGGTTTTGAAGATTTCAATCCGGGCGACCTGATTGAATTTCTTGTTCGGGAGCGCGTCAGCTAA
- a CDS encoding YlxR family protein gives MATKTGKPHPKHIPQRMCVVCRESAAKRTLTRIVRTPDAGVQIDPSGKRNGRGAYLCDDPACWKRAAETDVLEKALRTALTEADRQRLRRV, from the coding sequence ATGGCAACCAAAACGGGTAAACCACACCCGAAACACATTCCACAGCGAATGTGTGTTGTCTGTCGGGAGAGCGCGGCAAAGCGCACTCTAACGCGGATCGTGCGGACGCCCGATGCGGGCGTCCAGATCGACCCTAGCGGCAAGCGCAACGGACGGGGCGCGTACTTGTGCGACGACCCCGCCTGTTGGAAGCGTGCCGCCGAAACCGATGTGCTGGAAAAAGCACTGCGGACAGCGCTCACCGAGGCTGATCGCCAGCGGTTGCGCCGTGTGTAG
- the nusA gene encoding transcription termination/antitermination protein NusA, translated as MAKSDFTLAFNEITETHHLTREVVVEALRQALISAFRKHSEISQAQQVEATVDPLTTQFQLFVEKEVVENDLQPNPLTEVRLAEAQGHHPQCLVGETVMMPQEAEMKDFGRIAAQTAKQVILQKIREAERKSLYEEFKDREGDLVTAQVQSVNNQQVTVTINGRTEAVLPAKEQIRGERITTHQKVQVVILEVRDGSRGPQIIVSRAHKNLLRRLLEYEVPEIYNNQVEIKSIAREPGHRSKIAVQALQPGIDPVGACVGMRGARIQNIVKALHDEKIDVIEWNSDAAEFIKKALSPAPVAAVYLEEDIDQGNTATVIVPDNSLSLAIGREGQNARLAAKLTGWRIDIKSLSEAALAAYEALDTSEALAALSRDVEMVAEVTRIMEKKRAERPVQPEEYTTLTRFVQRAEQAMVDARDHIRAGRRKAFDNVKVAVPKHAFTMTLEELELEKDILHVLKNRNILTVSDLMVRLAAEPEILRAAFEASKIPDEPMEAIDAAISSLVLSRTPPTEELIEIEAVATEMAAEPTAPITLVETEAALVAEAPTPEAEEEAPPAFVDEEPAAKRFTPPPNSRLARMFGGAGQAAQPPAPRKPTPPTPPPPVDVPDKDAESRRDKKKGGKGGKKHRELIFDETRGEVVAKRKHKDGRIRDVADVDDEE; from the coding sequence ATGGCGAAGAGTGATTTCACCCTAGCCTTCAACGAGATTACCGAAACACACCACCTCACACGTGAGGTAGTGGTGGAAGCGCTACGTCAAGCACTCATCTCTGCTTTTCGTAAACACAGCGAGATTAGCCAAGCCCAACAGGTTGAGGCAACGGTTGATCCACTCACCACGCAGTTTCAACTCTTTGTTGAAAAAGAAGTCGTTGAGAATGATTTACAGCCCAACCCTCTGACCGAAGTTCGGCTGGCAGAGGCACAGGGGCATCACCCGCAGTGTTTGGTTGGCGAAACGGTGATGATGCCTCAGGAAGCCGAGATGAAGGACTTCGGGCGCATTGCCGCGCAGACCGCCAAACAGGTGATTTTGCAAAAAATCCGCGAGGCGGAGCGCAAATCGCTCTACGAGGAATTCAAAGACCGCGAGGGCGATCTGGTCACGGCGCAAGTGCAAAGCGTGAACAATCAACAAGTGACCGTCACCATCAATGGGCGGACGGAAGCCGTGCTGCCGGCCAAAGAGCAGATTCGCGGCGAACGGATCACTACCCATCAAAAGGTGCAGGTCGTCATCCTCGAAGTACGCGATGGCTCACGCGGACCGCAAATCATTGTCTCCCGCGCTCATAAAAATCTGCTGCGGCGGTTGCTGGAATACGAAGTTCCAGAGATTTACAACAATCAGGTGGAGATCAAGAGCATTGCCCGCGAACCCGGTCATCGCTCGAAGATCGCCGTGCAAGCGCTGCAACCCGGGATAGACCCGGTGGGCGCGTGCGTGGGAATGCGCGGGGCGCGTATCCAAAATATTGTGAAGGCGCTTCACGACGAAAAGATCGACGTGATTGAATGGAATTCCGACGCGGCGGAATTCATCAAGAAGGCGCTCAGCCCCGCCCCCGTCGCGGCGGTCTACCTTGAGGAAGATATTGATCAGGGCAACACGGCAACGGTGATCGTCCCCGATAACAGCCTCTCCCTCGCCATTGGGCGGGAAGGGCAGAACGCCCGTCTTGCCGCCAAACTAACGGGCTGGCGGATCGACATCAAGAGTCTCTCCGAGGCGGCGTTAGCGGCGTATGAGGCGCTCGATACCAGCGAGGCACTGGCAGCACTCTCTCGCGATGTGGAGATGGTGGCGGAAGTGACGCGCATCATGGAGAAAAAGCGGGCAGAACGCCCCGTTCAGCCAGAGGAATATACCACCCTGACGCGCTTTGTGCAGCGTGCTGAACAAGCGATGGTCGATGCACGCGATCACATTCGGGCGGGGCGGCGCAAAGCCTTCGATAACGTCAAGGTTGCCGTTCCCAAACACGCCTTCACGATGACCTTAGAGGAATTGGAGCTTGAGAAAGACATTCTCCATGTCCTCAAAAACCGCAACATCCTGACCGTTAGCGATTTGATGGTGCGCCTTGCTGCCGAACCGGAAATCTTAAGGGCGGCGTTTGAGGCATCGAAAATCCCTGATGAACCGATGGAAGCCATTGATGCGGCAATTTCCTCCCTTGTCCTGAGCAGAACCCCTCCCACCGAGGAACTCATCGAGATTGAGGCTGTTGCTACCGAGATGGCTGCTGAACCTACCGCGCCTATCACACTGGTAGAAACAGAGGCAGCGTTGGTGGCGGAAGCGCCCACCCCCGAAGCCGAAGAAGAGGCGCCGCCTGCGTTTGTCGATGAAGAACCGGCTGCCAAGCGCTTTACCCCACCGCCGAATTCTCGTTTGGCGCGGATGTTTGGTGGGGCAGGGCAAGCCGCACAGCCACCCGCCCCCCGTAAACCAACACCACCCACCCCCCCGCCGCCTGTCGATGTTCCAGACAAAGACGCGGAAAGCCGCCGCGATAAAAAGAAAGGTGGCAAAGGTGGGAAAAAACACCGTGAACTTATCTTCGATGAGACTCGTGGGGAGGTTGTTGCCAAACGCAAACATAAAGACGGGCGCATCCGTGATGTGGCGGATGTTGACGACGAAGAATAA
- a CDS encoding ABC transporter substrate-binding protein, which yields MRKNTLRFLTLAVVFALAISGFAVSTKAQTPKLRIFLGSVGDVKQDQEIVDRWAKENNVEVEVVLGPQSATDYLAQLQQIFAAKSADLDLIQFDVIWPGILAPHMLDLGPAVEAAGIADKFYSRIVENNTVDGKLVGIPWFTDAGLLYYRTDLLKEYGYDAVPTSWEELAEAAAKIQEGERAKGNAEFWGFVWQGNAYEGLTCDAVEWVFGNGGGSIVENDKTVSINNEKAIAAIERAKSWIGTISPEGVTTYQEEDARKVFQAGNAAFMRNWPYAYVLGNGGAAGDQETAIKGMFAVAPLPGGGAALGGWQLGVSAYSANAELASELAVWLTSPEQQKDRWLKLNNLPTMPEIYKDADVLAATPWIEPLVPVFENASPRPSTVTAAQYNEVSKLFFTAVHDALTGKTPAADALEDLEVKLLDLLGEGFEAGPPPGGM from the coding sequence ATGCGTAAAAACACGCTCCGTTTTTTGACTTTGGCGGTGGTATTTGCCCTCGCCATTAGTGGTTTTGCCGTCAGCACGAAGGCGCAAACCCCGAAGCTCCGTATTTTCCTCGGCAGCGTCGGCGATGTGAAGCAGGACCAGGAAATCGTGGATCGTTGGGCAAAAGAGAACAACGTCGAAGTCGAAGTTGTCCTCGGACCGCAAAGCGCCACCGATTACCTCGCCCAGTTGCAACAGATTTTTGCGGCGAAATCTGCCGACTTGGACTTGATCCAATTCGACGTGATTTGGCCCGGGATTCTTGCCCCCCATATGCTGGACTTGGGTCCGGCGGTTGAGGCGGCTGGAATTGCCGATAAGTTCTACAGCCGGATTGTCGAAAACAACACGGTAGACGGCAAGCTGGTGGGTATCCCGTGGTTCACCGATGCTGGTCTGCTCTACTACCGCACCGACCTGCTCAAGGAATACGGCTACGATGCCGTCCCCACCTCTTGGGAAGAACTGGCAGAAGCTGCCGCCAAGATTCAAGAGGGCGAACGGGCAAAGGGCAACGCCGAATTCTGGGGCTTTGTGTGGCAAGGGAACGCCTATGAAGGCTTGACCTGCGACGCGGTGGAATGGGTGTTCGGTAACGGCGGTGGTTCCATCGTTGAGAACGATAAGACCGTCTCCATCAACAATGAAAAAGCGATTGCCGCGATTGAACGCGCCAAGAGCTGGATCGGCACGATCTCCCCTGAGGGCGTGACGACCTACCAAGAAGAAGACGCTCGTAAGGTCTTCCAAGCAGGGAACGCCGCCTTCATGCGCAACTGGCCCTATGCTTACGTGTTGGGCAATGGTGGCGCAGCGGGCGATCAAGAAACTGCCATTAAGGGCATGTTTGCGGTAGCTCCGCTGCCCGGTGGCGGCGCGGCGCTCGGTGGTTGGCAGTTGGGTGTCAGCGCCTACAGCGCCAATGCCGAACTCGCTTCGGAACTCGCCGTGTGGCTCACCAGCCCCGAACAGCAGAAAGACCGTTGGCTGAAGTTGAACAACCTGCCGACGATGCCCGAAATCTACAAAGATGCGGATGTCCTTGCGGCGACGCCTTGGATTGAACCGCTCGTCCCCGTCTTCGAGAATGCCTCCCCCCGTCCCTCAACCGTGACGGCGGCGCAGTACAACGAAGTCTCCAAGTTGTTCTTCACGGCGGTGCATGATGCATTGACCGGCAAGACCCCTGCGGCAGATGCGTTGGAAGACCTTGAGGTGAAACTGCTCGACCTCCTCGGTGAAGGCTTCGAGGCTGGTCCTCCCCCCGGCGGGATGTAA
- a CDS encoding FmdB family transcriptional regulator: MPLYEYLCDNCGVRFEHRQGFSDAPLTVCPECEGKVHRVIGTAGVIFKGSGFYVTDNRKSSGRPAATAKSDDAAPKTDSSSSGDSSTVAPAANAETKAEAKTEAKASAPVSE; the protein is encoded by the coding sequence ATGCCGTTATATGAGTATCTGTGTGATAACTGTGGGGTACGTTTCGAGCATCGTCAGGGGTTCAGCGATGCCCCGCTGACGGTCTGCCCCGAATGTGAAGGGAAAGTCCATCGGGTCATTGGCACTGCCGGCGTGATCTTCAAGGGATCGGGCTTCTACGTCACCGATAACCGCAAAAGCAGCGGGCGTCCCGCCGCCACCGCCAAAAGCGACGATGCCGCCCCCAAAACCGATTCGTCTTCATCGGGCGATTCCAGCACGGTAGCGCCGGCAGCCAACGCGGAAACGAAAGCCGAGGCAAAGACCGAGGCAAAAGCATCCGCCCCTGTCAGCGAGTGA
- a CDS encoding DUF58 domain-containing protein — translation MQNRRNAIYGLLIGALVGGFFTGRAFFFNLAYLFGVLLLLSLLWAWASISAVNLSRQTRARRTQVGKTLDEVFSARNIGILPKLWLEVRDHSDLPGHRPSAVVPTLFPRQAYRWSTSTICQVRGEFTIGPLTLISGDPFGLYQVTRHIGATSKVLVYPAAVPIYDFALPVGVLSGGDARRQRAQNVTTNAAGIREYAPGDSFNRIHWKSTARKEKLLVKEFELDPLADIWLLLDLAGAASFARPYTLDGSHSADLFIPPSTVEYGIVIATSLASYFLEKERAIGFGCYSPLRQIFQPERGARQFTRILETLALARESAMPFLQVVTTEGHHMGRGTTLILITADPTDGWVREAHLLVRRGVRVIAIIIDPISFGAGHVRGGEETRRLLEGGGVITYLVCQEDNLTAVLSQRKGERRPIW, via the coding sequence TTGCAAAACAGACGTAATGCCATTTATGGGCTGCTCATAGGCGCGTTGGTTGGTGGCTTTTTCACCGGACGCGCCTTCTTCTTTAATTTAGCCTATCTTTTTGGCGTCCTCCTCCTCCTTTCTCTGTTGTGGGCGTGGGCGTCCATCAGCGCGGTGAACCTTTCCCGCCAAACACGGGCGCGACGCACCCAAGTGGGCAAGACCCTTGACGAGGTATTCAGCGCCCGTAACATTGGGATTCTGCCCAAGCTGTGGTTGGAAGTACGCGATCACTCCGACCTGCCCGGACACCGCCCTAGCGCCGTGGTACCCACCTTGTTTCCTAGACAGGCGTACCGCTGGTCAACAAGTACCATCTGCCAAGTGCGCGGCGAGTTCACCATCGGTCCGCTGACGCTGATCAGCGGCGATCCCTTTGGTTTGTACCAAGTCACCCGCCATATCGGGGCAACTTCAAAGGTGTTGGTCTATCCCGCCGCCGTCCCTATTTATGATTTTGCCCTGCCCGTCGGTGTTCTTTCTGGGGGAGATGCCCGCCGTCAACGGGCGCAAAATGTGACGACAAACGCCGCTGGAATCCGCGAGTATGCCCCCGGCGATAGCTTCAACCGGATTCATTGGAAAAGCACCGCCCGCAAAGAGAAACTGTTGGTCAAGGAATTTGAGCTTGACCCTTTAGCCGATATTTGGCTGCTTCTTGATCTGGCGGGGGCGGCGTCTTTCGCCCGCCCCTATACGCTGGATGGCAGCCACAGTGCCGATCTATTCATCCCCCCCTCAACCGTGGAATATGGTATTGTTATTGCCACCTCGTTGGCGTCCTACTTCCTTGAAAAAGAACGGGCAATTGGCTTTGGCTGTTACAGCCCGCTGCGGCAAATCTTCCAGCCAGAGCGGGGAGCGCGGCAGTTCACCCGCATTTTGGAGACTCTTGCGCTGGCACGGGAATCCGCCATGCCTTTCTTACAAGTGGTGACAACGGAAGGTCATCATATGGGACGGGGGACGACGCTGATCCTGATCACCGCCGACCCCACCGATGGATGGGTACGTGAGGCGCATCTTCTCGTCCGGCGGGGGGTGCGTGTGATTGCCATTATCATCGACCCTATCAGTTTTGGGGCGGGGCATGTGCGCGGCGGGGAAGAAACACGCCGTCTATTGGAAGGCGGCGGCGTGATCACCTACCTCGTCTGTCAGGAGGATAACCTGACCGCTGTCCTAAGCCAGCGCAAGGGCGAGCGCCGTCCTATCTGGTAA
- the coaBC gene encoding bifunctional phosphopantothenoylcysteine decarboxylase/phosphopantothenate--cysteine ligase CoaBC: MTERITILEDQRIILGVTGSIASYKAADLASKLVQAGATLDVILTESAQKFITPLTFQAVTGRPVYTDIWATESSGGLPTHIAHIGLAEGANLFVIAPATAHHIAKLANGLADDLLSITALGVSCPLIIAPAMDGHMYHHPATQENLRRLRERGAIIIEPESGRMASGMVSVGRLPEVLTLIGVIRHHLGREWGALTDRRIVVTAGGTREAIDPVRFISNHSSGRQGYAVAQAALDAGATVTLITTPTGLPQPVGARVILVESAAEMLDAVLDHVNGADALIMAAAVADFRPLEVADQKIKKKTKTLALELARTEDVLETVGKRRHETGDPRVLVGFAAETQDLLRNARAKLEKKNTDFIVANDVSQTGAGFGVETNIVTILGADGSAVSLPQQTKTSVAEAIIQRVAARLQTIPRRPELPENDGG; encoded by the coding sequence ATGACAGAACGCATTACGATTCTTGAAGACCAACGGATCATCCTCGGCGTCACCGGCAGCATCGCCAGCTACAAGGCGGCTGATCTTGCCAGCAAACTGGTGCAGGCGGGCGCTACGCTGGATGTGATCCTCACCGAGTCTGCCCAAAAATTTATCACCCCGCTCACCTTTCAGGCGGTGACCGGACGTCCTGTATATACCGACATATGGGCGACGGAATCGAGCGGCGGGCTGCCCACCCACATTGCCCACATTGGCTTAGCAGAAGGGGCGAATCTCTTTGTGATTGCCCCCGCCACCGCCCATCATATTGCAAAACTGGCAAATGGCTTGGCAGATGATCTCCTCTCCATCACCGCGTTGGGTGTCTCTTGCCCGCTGATTATTGCCCCAGCGATGGATGGGCATATGTACCATCACCCCGCCACCCAAGAGAACCTCCGCCGTCTGCGCGAACGCGGAGCGATCATCATTGAACCGGAAAGCGGGCGAATGGCATCAGGGATGGTTAGCGTCGGGCGCTTGCCGGAAGTTCTCACCCTGATCGGCGTCATTCGCCACCACTTGGGACGCGAATGGGGGGCGCTGACGGATCGGCGGATCGTCGTCACGGCGGGCGGTACGCGGGAGGCAATCGATCCGGTGCGTTTCATCTCCAACCATTCCTCCGGGCGGCAGGGGTACGCCGTAGCGCAGGCGGCGCTGGATGCCGGAGCAACCGTCACCCTCATCACCACCCCAACGGGCTTGCCGCAGCCCGTTGGCGCAAGGGTAATCCTTGTCGAAAGCGCCGCCGAGATGCTTGACGCCGTGTTGGATCACGTCAACGGGGCGGATGCCCTGATCATGGCGGCAGCAGTGGCAGATTTTCGCCCCCTTGAGGTTGCCGATCAAAAAATTAAAAAGAAAACAAAAACGCTGGCACTGGAACTAGCGCGGACGGAGGATGTGTTGGAAACCGTTGGCAAACGCCGCCACGAGACGGGCGATCCCCGCGTGTTAGTTGGTTTTGCCGCCGAAACGCAAGATTTGCTGCGCAACGCCCGCGCCAAACTGGAGAAGAAAAATACCGATTTCATCGTCGCTAACGATGTCTCACAGACGGGGGCAGGCTTTGGGGTAGAGACCAATATCGTCACCATCTTGGGCGCTGATGGCAGCGCCGTATCGCTCCCCCAACAAACGAAAACAAGCGTTGCCGAGGCAATTATCCAGCGGGTGGCGGCACGCTTGCAGACGATTCCCCGCCGTCCAGAACTCCCCGAAAATGATGGCGGATAG
- a CDS encoding response regulator, whose amino-acid sequence MQPQVLIVDDNPQHRLLLGAQVRMLGCAVLQATGGSEALDVIERRTPPVDLVITDVWMPEMSGIELLKAIRTRVPEMPIALISAAADLESSLEAINAGAYAYLKKPFSQNDVRDLIGRGLTRLNELRAARMLTQIDAIGGESHAVISDLLTGLRHELSNITQAIRLNLDSMKEQERIPNTIHENFSDLETSLDDLLSVLARVKEFPAAGETNQRIDMGDLLERVVEDIQRLAPRARVTFRAPAETVLVTGSERDLYRAVFNVVRNAVEASPKVQVSLAVNGTVLISVADQGQGFPREVLARPFTPGLTTKAPPQSGAHGKGWGLFITRTILALHKGEISLANLPEGGALATIRLPLAARHMAAAG is encoded by the coding sequence ATGCAACCTCAAGTGTTGATTGTTGATGATAATCCGCAGCATCGCCTCCTTTTAGGTGCGCAAGTTCGTATGCTTGGCTGCGCTGTCTTGCAGGCTACAGGCGGTTCGGAAGCGTTAGATGTGATTGAGCGGCGCACTCCCCCTGTTGATCTGGTTATTACTGATGTGTGGATGCCAGAGATGAGCGGGATTGAACTGCTAAAGGCGATTCGCACTCGCGTTCCAGAGATGCCCATTGCCCTCATCAGCGCGGCAGCAGACCTCGAAAGCAGCCTAGAGGCGATCAACGCTGGGGCGTATGCCTACTTGAAGAAACCCTTCAGCCAAAATGACGTGCGCGATCTGATTGGGCGGGGGCTGACGCGGCTCAACGAACTGCGGGCAGCGCGGATGCTCACCCAAATTGACGCTATTGGTGGGGAATCGCACGCCGTGATCAGCGATCTGCTGACTGGTCTGCGTCATGAGCTTTCAAACATCACGCAAGCCATTCGCTTGAATCTCGATTCGATGAAAGAACAAGAGCGCATCCCGAATACAATCCACGAGAATTTTAGCGATCTAGAGACCAGCCTTGACGATCTGCTCTCCGTCCTTGCACGGGTGAAGGAATTTCCGGCGGCGGGCGAGACGAACCAGCGCATTGACATGGGCGACCTCTTAGAACGGGTGGTGGAAGACATCCAGCGGCTTGCTCCCCGCGCCCGCGTCACCTTCCGCGCTCCGGCAGAGACGGTTCTTGTCACAGGGTCAGAGCGCGATCTCTATCGGGCAGTGTTTAATGTGGTGCGCAATGCGGTAGAGGCAAGCCCCAAAGTGCAGGTGAGCCTTGCCGTGAATGGGACGGTTTTGATCAGTGTTGCCGATCAGGGGCAAGGCTTCCCACGAGAGGTACTGGCGCGTCCGTTCACCCCCGGTCTGACGACGAAAGCCCCTCCCCAAAGCGGCGCACACGGCAAGGGATGGGGGTTGTTCATCACACGGACGATCTTAGCGCTGCATAAGGGAGAGATTAGTCTTGCCAACCTCCCCGAAGGGGGCGCGTTGGCAACGATCCGCCTTCCCCTTGCTGCTCGCCACATGGCGGCGGCGGGGTAA
- a CDS encoding MGMT family protein: MPETSTFNERVYALVRRVPSGRVITYGLVALILQAPQGARAVGWALSALPTRSTVPWQRVVNSKRQISPRGDDHTHLLQRSLLEGEGIVFEGETIPIRFFLSGEAELLSQP; encoded by the coding sequence ATGCCAGAAACTTCTACCTTCAACGAGCGCGTTTATGCCCTTGTGCGGCGCGTCCCATCGGGACGGGTAATCACCTATGGGCTGGTGGCACTTATCTTACAAGCGCCGCAAGGGGCGCGGGCGGTGGGATGGGCGCTCAGCGCCTTGCCCACACGCTCCACCGTCCCCTGGCAGCGTGTCGTCAACAGCAAGCGGCAGATCAGTCCACGTGGGGATGATCACACTCACCTACTCCAACGAAGTCTCTTGGAGGGCGAAGGGATTGTTTTTGAGGGAGAGACAATCCCTATCCGCTTTTTCCTCAGCGGGGAGGCGGAGCTTCTTTCCCAACCCTGA